The following proteins are encoded in a genomic region of Phycodurus eques isolate BA_2022a chromosome 11, UOR_Pequ_1.1, whole genome shotgun sequence:
- the washc2c gene encoding WASH complex subunit 2A isoform X2 has product MNGMPDRMSNGSEHVGNDAQVWERPWTLEEMRHNSADWSLAADSGLLLFLQDFSQRMLSKTHEIEKQLDSLIRDTKATDSRLNSVFNDFLMLSNTQFIENRVYDEEVEEPTPKTDAVEKQPDQKTREQKEAELIPKMQEAVTYGLKVLECAFEHLDIKAGNSDSEDEEANDRVEAILEPKDLYVDRPLPFLIGSQAFMEQEDVGLGDLSSDELSVDSERDSVIDSEDGKDADNSDEDFMQEEEDVHHSMKKKSSMLSYEDDEDDSDIFGESDKEEEDAKSTGPSSFADELAARIKGELVGKPTGDRASLSSRKKSKSRKEAKPVNLDAPAEDDSDDMFKPPKMDYDDDDDDFSPFGGKSGLFSGGKGLFDDDDEDDLFSDAPKLPVSKPDKSPNESIKSATRPAEPDKTVKKGLPGAISKFPDNSLFGPVDDLMESRENGVPTDKTHVTPKPAPVLGGLFDEEDDGDDDFFSGKSPKNSSTAAKEKSKPQKVLDLFDEDDEDGDIFSEKAAQSKMVEEPVKLPEKKMPAGAISMFGPVTQNVLSEGLKKRQPSLSEESEKAEKNGLVPEGGTTVTQTQKHMASSLFSDDEDTRIFPTIPRSQSNPHTTSQSRINKHHVSLFDDDEEEDLFGSASKSKPKPCAAKTPQLSKAIPSSLFSDDEGQWISPKATVAKQENKTGGMKPSASAPSSLPGVTTLHKSSLFDEDEDDLFGPAKESSQKKPQRGSLLFEDEHDEDKGSLFGIKTDDGANAAVKPNSLLDKSPESADAKKIVKGKPSVPQKPVVKPPETLPPSSETTECKKKPVGAVNLFGGIDVLAQKQAKTVSDDDNDSDYNGPPPNVKTQTKVKRNALSLFDDDKEEDEEDPIFTPSKPTARNTATPVEQRPQSKSTGVFLDEELLFSPTQQKDNDPDVDLFAAPEKTTSAKLSSVKPAMPSFFSEVEEDDLFGPSKPPKVAEKPKTSKDIAPLVSPESVSDIQKSTPSPVKPKEPSSRIVKLQASLKINPAAFLPGLTPTMPGAISVLPGLDPSSSSGVSSSSMSPSPATTPLGSRTDSEAGVSFDTPLQVSMLQNANKARIRGSVHRRPQSRAARQASQRSAEEQEDFAAAKPSVAPSSSSSSVLPPPGHSNQPRLPDNATPITSSPLTAQISTKPSSPTLPVPNHAKKQYSSKDRNQSEVLPPFEEDDIFASDSLFGSVTNIPSAKKVEHQAGSVAKKDISNLPSIFDDDNDDLFQTVKPKSAAKTAKVSPFLDDDDDDDIFGLKSSSTSTSTSSRDVKSSNIFPKQDILEDDDVVLPESHKMDKDKSTDVSLFDDNIDIFADLTDSFTPKQKTKAKVASRSIFDDDMDDIFAPSTVKTATKATPKAKTTPPSQEANTAVDSCTIFDDPLNALGRN; this is encoded by the exons ATGAACGGGATGCCAGATAGGATGTCGAACGGGAGTGAGCATGTCGGAAACGATGCTCAGGTTTGGGAGAGGCCGTGGACCCTGGAGGAGATGCGGCACAACAGCGCCGACTGGTCGCTCGCAGCTGACTCGGGG CTCTTGTTGTTCCTTCAAGACTTCTCTCAGAGAATGTTGTCCAAGACGCACGAGATCGAAAAGCAGCTGGACAGCTTGATCCGAGACACCAAGGCCACGGACAGCCGCCTAAACTCGGTCTTTAACGACTTCCTCATGCTCTCCAATACGCAGTTTATAGAGAAT AGAGTGTATGATGAAGAGGTTGAGGAACCCACGCCCAAGACTGATGCTGTGGAGAAGCAGCCTGATCAG AAAACACGCGAGCAGAAAGAAGCCGAGCTGATCCCCAAGATGCAGGAAGCGGTGACTTACGGCTTAAAGGTGTTGGAGTGCGCCTTCGAGCACCTGGACATCAAAGCGGGAAACTCGGACTCCGAGGATGAGGAGGCCAACGACAGAGTGGAAGCGATCCTGGAGCCTAAG GATCTTTACGTGGACAGACCTCTTCCTTTTTTGATTGGCTCTCAGGCCTTCATGGAACAAGAGGACGTCGGCCTTGGTGACCTGTCTAGCGATG AACTGTCAGTGGACAGCGAGAGAGACAGCGTAATCGACAGCGAAGATGGCAAAGATGCAGAT AATTCCGATGAGGACTTtatgcaggaggaggaggatgttcACCATAGTATGAAGAAG AAGTCATCTATGTTGAGCtatgaagatgatgaagatgattctgatatatttGGGGAATcggacaaggaggaggaggatgcaaAG AGCACAGGCCCGTCATCCTTTGCCGACGAGCTGGCCGCCAGGATCAAGGGCGAACTGGTCGGCAAACCAACTGGAGATCGAGCCT CGTTATCATCAAGGAAGAAAAGTAAAAGCAGAAAAGAAGCAAAGCCTGTGAACTTGGATG caccAGCTGAAGACGACAGTGACGACATGTTCAAACCTCCAAAAATGGAttatgacgacgacgacgatgactTCTCGCCgtttggggggaaaagtggTCTCTTCAGTGGAGGGAAAGGCCTCTTTGATGATGACGACGAA GATGATCTGTTCTCTGATGCACCAAAGCTTCCCGTGTCCAAACCGGATAAGTCGCCAAATGAAAGCATCAAGAGCGCCACTCGACCTGCAG AACCTGACAAAACTGTCAAGAAAGGTCTACCTGGTGCCATTTCTAAATTTCCAG ACAACAGCCTCTTCGGTCCAGTTGATGACTTAATGGAGAGCCGGGAGAACGGAGTGCCAACCGACAAGACCCACGTCACCCCGAAACCGGCCCCCGTCCTTGGTGGGCTGTTTGATGAAGAGGATGACGGCGATGACGACTTCTTCAGTGGTAAAAGCCCGAAAAACTCTTCTACTG ctGCAAAGGAAAAATCCAAACCCCAAAAGGTCCTTGACCTTTTCGACGAAGATGACGAGGACGGGGACATATTTAGCGAGAAGGCAGCTCAGAGCAAGATGGTGGAAGAGCCAGTTAAACTGCCAGAGAAGAAG ATGCCTGCAGGTGCCATCTCCATGTTTGGTCCTGTCACCCAAAATGTACTCTCAGAGGGCCTGAAGAAACGTCAGCCCTCCCTCAGTGAAGAGTCTGAGAAAGCTGAAAAG AATGGGTTGGTTCCAGAGGGTGGAACAACTGTCACTCAGACCCAGAAACACATGGCAAGTAGCCTCTTCTCTGATGACGAGGACACACGG ATATTCCCAACGATCCCCAGGAGTCAGTCTAACCCCCACACGACAAGTCAGAGCAGAATCAACAAGCACCACGTGTCCTTATtcgatgatgatgaagaagag GATCTTTTTGGGTCTGCCTCTAAGTCGAAGCCAAAACCCTGTGCAGCTAAAACACCACAACTCAGTAAAGCtatccccagctccctcttcaGTGATGATGAG GGCCAGTGGATAAGCCCCAAAGCAACCGTTGCCAAGCAGGAGAACAAGACGGGAGGAATGAAGCCAAGCGCCAGCGCCCCCTCCAGCCTCCCAGGTGTAACAACGTTGCACAAAAGCAGTCTCtttgatgaagatgaagatgaccTGTTTGGTCCAGCTAAAGAGTCGag TCAGAAGAAACCCCAGAGAGGTTCTCTCTTGTTTGAGGATGAGCATGATGAGGATAAAGGATCCCTGTTTGGAATCAAAACCGATGATGGCGCAAACGCAGCAGTGAAA CCCAACTCCCTGTTAGACAAATCACCAGAATCTGCAGATGCTAAGAAAATTGTGAAAGGGAAACCGTCAGTGCCACAGAAACCGGTGGTGAAGCCCCCAGAGACCTTGCCGCCATCATCTGAGACCACCGAATGTAAAAAGAAGCCCGTCGGAGCCGTCAACCTGTTTGGTGGCATCGATGTTCTGGCCCAAAAGCAAGCAAAGACTGTGTCTGATGACGACAACGACAGCGATTACAACGGCCCACCACCAAATGTTAAGACCCAAACGAAAGTCAAAAGGAACGCTCTCAGTCTGTTTGACGACGAcaaagaggaggatgaggaggatccCATCTTCACCCCCAGTAAACCTACAGCCAGAAACACAGCAACg ccCGTAGAGCAGCGTCCGCAGTCAAAGAGCACTGGCGTGTTTCTGGATGAGGAATTGTTGTTTAGTCCCACCCAGCAGAAGGACAATGATCCAGACGTCGACCTCTTTGCCGCCCCGGAGAAGACCACA AGCGCCAAGCTCAGCTCCGTGAAGCCAGCGATGCCGAGTTTCTTCTCCGAAGTCGAGGAGGACGACCTGTTTGGCCCCAGCAAGCCTcca AAAGTAGCAGAGAAACCCAAGACGTCTAAAGACATAGCGCCGCTAGTGAGCCCCGAATCAGTTTCAGATATACAG AAATCTACACCAAGTCCTGTAAAACCAAAAGAACCATCATCAAGGATTGTCAAACTtcaa gcaagtCTGAAGATCAATCCTGCTGCATTTCTCCCTGGCTTAACCCCCACCATGCCTGGGGCCATAAGCGTGCTCCCGGGTCTGGATCCCAGTTCCTCTTCTGGGGTCTCCAGCTCCAGCATGAGCCCCAGTCCTGCTACGACGCCACTTGGATCTCGAACGGACAGCGAGGCGGGAGTGAGCTTCGACACGCCACTCCAGGTTTCCATGTTGCAAAATGCAAACAAG GCTCGCATCAGAGGTTCTGTACATCGAAGACCACAGTCCAGAGCGGCAAGGCAAGCGTCTCAAAGATCAGCGGAGGAACAAGAGGACTTTGCAGCTGCGAAGCCCTCTGTCGCCCCCTCCAGTTCATCGTCATCTGTCTTGCCACCACCAGGCCACTCGAACCAGCCTCGTCTCCCAGATAATGCCACTCCAATTACATCCTCACCTTTAACTGCTCAAATCTCCACCAAGCCTTCTTCGCCGACGCTACCTGTACCCAACCATGCCAAGAAGCAATACTCTAGTAAGGACCGCAACCAAAGCGAAGTGCTGCCTCCCTTTGAGGAGGACGACATTTTTGCTTCCGACAGCCTTTTCGGATCTGTCACGAACATCCCTTCCGCCAAGAAGGTTGAACATCAGGCCGGGTCGGTAGCGAAGAAAGACATAAGCAACCTCCCGTCCATTTTTGACGACGACAATGACGACCTCTTCCAAACGGTGAAACCAAAGTCAGCAGCAAAGACTGCCAAGGTGTCGCCCTTTttggacgacgacgacgacgacgacatctTTGGGTTGAAGAGCAGCTCAACGTCCACGTCCACGAGTAGCAGAGATGTCAAGAGCAGCAACATTTTCCCAAAGCAGGATATTTTGGAG GACGATGATGTTGTCTTGCCTGAATCCCACAAAATGGACAAGGACAAGTCCACCGACGTCAGTCTGTTTGACGACAACATCGATATCTTTGCCGACCTGACAGACTCTTTCACACCAAAACAGAAGACCAAGGCCAAGGTGGCCAGCAGGTCCATATTTGATGACGACATGG ATGACATTTTTGCACCAAGCACAGTCAAAACGGCGACAAAGGCGACTCCGAAAGCGAAGACTACGCCTCCCTCCCAGGAGGCCAACACAGCAGTGGACTCTTGTACCATATTTGACGATCCGCTTAATGCTCTCGGTAGGAATTGA